One segment of Methylotuvimicrobium sp. KM2 DNA contains the following:
- the vapB gene encoding type II toxin-antitoxin system VapB family antitoxin: MQTARIFTNGNSQAVRLPKEFRFEEDEVVIKKLGDIVVLLPKRYRAESLMAMLQEIGPMDIERQQPAELQERDFE, translated from the coding sequence ATGCAAACTGCAAGAATTTTCACTAATGGCAATAGCCAGGCTGTTAGATTGCCCAAAGAATTTCGCTTCGAAGAAGACGAAGTCGTCATCAAAAAGCTGGGCGACATCGTGGTGCTTTTGCCCAAGCGTTACCGGGCCGAAAGTCTAATGGCCATGTTGCAGGAAATCGGCCCAATGGATATTGAGCGTCAACAGCCAGCCGAACTTCAAGAACGGGACTTTGAATGA
- a CDS encoding DEAD/DEAH box helicase: MTTHQQFASGLRIEARDAEWRIKRVDHSSDGGYLLACEGLSEIVRGKEALFLTEQESHGAGIRILDPETTQLVDDLTPNFRASLLYLDTLLRKTPPTDEFIHIAQRAAMDQLSFQLDPALQALNQPRQRILIADSVGLGKTLEAGILVSELIARGRGKRILVLAVKSMLAQFQQEFWNRFSIPLVRLDSVGLQRVRNRIPANHNPFHYFDRSIISIDTLKQDIEYRHHLEKAYWDIIIIDEAHNVAERNANSQRAKLAKLLATRSDTLIMLSATPHDGKATSFASLMNMLDPTAIANPKDYSQEDFRDKGLVIRRFKKDVREQLKQNFPEREIDTVRTPASPVEEAAYDQLCAAKFYTLDGKSAGQLFRTVLEKALFSSPAACLSTIENRLKRLQSRTSSDEIVADISMLEGLRLAIKAIKPVQFSKYQRLVTLLKPEGSSSLGWSPKQAEDRLVIFTESLITLEFLHKHLPDELGLKSQQVAVLRGDMRDKDLMDAVEQFNKLDSPVRMLLCSDVASEGINLHHLSHRMIHFDIPWSLMVFQQRNGRIDRYGQQRQPQIRYLLTESDNTKVRGDSRVLDILIEKDAQAGKNIGDPSEFMGKFNPEEEEAIVAAAIERDKKDDDDISDIFADLLNGTDTSSDLLAHFTPDTPPSHSFEQVLKQSPRLFEQDLHYAEQALRWLRESGVDLQADIEGDLMRLTAPNDLVQRLRYLPSEVRPDNDRFILSNNKQRIYDELKRCREEDSPWPDIQYLWEQHPVMEWLADRALNAFGRHTAPVLRLNTLSAQQQFVLIYGGFPNKRGHILVHDWLAVEFNNQTVLGIKSLEAFLEQLQLQPGKLANRGAVGDTASLQALLPLAIPPAKKALQKLRLNKQSKLSERLLTQLDQMNALKRRHVEQLEIDFGDSAQPEAIKKHRIDDRRSHIERVFQDHLDWLQNTQTTEEEPFIQVAAVFTGTIA, from the coding sequence GTGACCACTCACCAACAATTTGCTTCAGGCCTTCGCATCGAAGCCCGCGATGCCGAATGGCGCATCAAGCGCGTCGATCATTCATCGGATGGCGGCTACTTGCTGGCTTGCGAGGGCTTATCGGAAATCGTTCGCGGCAAGGAAGCGCTGTTTCTTACTGAACAAGAATCTCACGGTGCCGGAATTCGCATTCTCGATCCGGAAACCACTCAATTGGTTGACGATTTAACACCGAATTTTCGGGCCAGCTTGCTGTACCTAGATACCTTACTGCGCAAAACACCGCCGACTGACGAGTTTATTCACATCGCACAACGCGCGGCGATGGACCAACTGTCTTTCCAGCTCGATCCCGCCCTCCAAGCTTTAAATCAGCCTCGACAACGTATTTTGATCGCTGATTCGGTCGGTTTGGGTAAGACATTAGAAGCAGGTATCTTGGTCAGTGAACTGATTGCTAGAGGGCGTGGCAAACGCATACTGGTATTGGCCGTCAAATCCATGCTGGCCCAGTTCCAACAAGAATTTTGGAATCGCTTCTCCATTCCCTTGGTCAGGCTGGATTCTGTCGGCTTGCAACGGGTGCGGAATCGCATCCCCGCCAATCACAACCCATTTCATTATTTCGACCGCTCCATCATTTCGATCGATACACTTAAACAGGACATCGAATACCGACATCACCTGGAAAAAGCCTATTGGGACATCATCATTATCGACGAAGCTCATAATGTCGCGGAACGTAACGCCAATTCTCAACGCGCCAAATTAGCCAAACTGCTGGCTACCCGCTCAGACACTCTGATTATGCTGTCTGCGACGCCGCACGATGGTAAGGCAACCAGCTTTGCCAGCTTGATGAACATGCTCGACCCCACAGCCATTGCCAACCCTAAAGACTATTCGCAAGAGGATTTTCGCGACAAAGGCTTGGTGATCCGACGCTTCAAAAAAGATGTGCGCGAACAACTGAAGCAAAATTTTCCGGAACGCGAAATCGACACCGTTCGCACACCCGCAAGCCCTGTCGAAGAGGCGGCTTATGACCAACTCTGTGCCGCCAAATTTTATACGCTGGATGGCAAAAGCGCCGGCCAGTTATTTCGTACTGTGCTCGAAAAAGCCTTGTTCTCCAGCCCGGCAGCCTGTTTGTCCACGATCGAAAATCGCCTGAAACGTTTGCAAAGCCGAACATCGAGTGACGAAATTGTGGCCGACATCAGTATGCTAGAGGGATTGCGCTTGGCCATTAAAGCCATCAAGCCAGTTCAATTCAGTAAATACCAACGCCTGGTAACCTTACTAAAACCAGAAGGTTCAAGCAGCTTGGGCTGGAGTCCCAAACAAGCCGAGGATAGACTGGTCATTTTCACCGAAAGTCTGATTACCCTGGAGTTTCTGCACAAGCACTTACCCGATGAATTAGGCCTAAAATCTCAACAAGTCGCCGTCCTGCGCGGGGACATGCGCGACAAAGACTTGATGGATGCCGTCGAGCAATTCAACAAACTGGATAGCCCCGTACGCATGCTGCTGTGCTCTGATGTGGCATCGGAAGGTATCAACCTGCATCACCTTTCGCATCGGATGATCCATTTTGATATTCCCTGGTCGTTGATGGTGTTCCAGCAACGCAACGGTCGTATCGATCGTTACGGTCAACAAAGGCAGCCGCAAATTCGCTACCTATTAACCGAGTCAGACAATACAAAGGTTCGAGGCGACTCCCGCGTCCTGGATATTCTGATCGAAAAAGACGCACAAGCCGGCAAGAACATTGGTGACCCTTCCGAATTCATGGGCAAGTTTAACCCCGAGGAAGAAGAAGCCATCGTCGCTGCAGCCATCGAACGCGACAAGAAAGACGATGACGACATTTCAGACATCTTCGCCGATTTGCTGAATGGCACCGATACATCCTCTGATCTATTGGCGCATTTCACACCCGACACACCGCCCAGTCACAGCTTTGAGCAAGTGTTAAAACAAAGCCCGCGTTTGTTCGAGCAGGATCTGCACTATGCGGAACAAGCCTTACGCTGGCTGCGTGAAAGCGGTGTCGATCTGCAAGCCGATATCGAAGGCGATTTAATGCGACTCACAGCACCAAACGACCTGGTGCAACGCTTACGCTACCTGCCCAGTGAAGTCCGCCCCGATAACGATCGTTTTATTCTGTCCAACAACAAACAGCGCATTTACGACGAACTGAAACGCTGCCGTGAAGAAGATAGCCCCTGGCCGGACATTCAATATCTTTGGGAGCAACATCCGGTCATGGAATGGTTGGCCGACAGAGCCTTAAATGCATTTGGCCGGCACACAGCCCCGGTTTTGCGTCTCAACACCTTATCGGCACAACAACAGTTCGTTTTGATCTACGGCGGGTTTCCCAATAAGCGCGGCCATATTCTGGTGCATGATTGGCTGGCGGTTGAATTTAACAATCAAACCGTCCTCGGCATCAAATCGCTCGAAGCATTCCTGGAACAGTTGCAACTTCAACCCGGTAAACTGGCCAATCGCGGCGCAGTGGGTGACACCGCATCATTACAGGCGCTTCTGCCCTTGGCCATACCACCCGCAAAAAAGGCATTACAAAAACTCCGACTTAATAAACAATCCAAACTCAGCGAACGCCTGCTTACACAATTGGATCAAATGAACGCCTTAAAACGTCGCCACGTTGAACAGTTGGAAATCGACTTCGGTGACAGTGCTCAACCCGAAGCCATCAAAAAGCACCGCATCGACGATAGGCGTTCTCATATCGAGCGGGTTTTTCAAGATCATCTGGACTGGTTACAAAATACTCAAACTACCGAAGAAGAGCCGTTTATACAGGTTGCTGCGGTCTTTACCGGCACGATTGCCTGA
- a CDS encoding DUF3962 domain-containing protein, which translates to MRFDLKTTSFILPLESYGAVYGYQVSNDFVRRWQELNEIFRKNKSYLPFGSLATALRWHLGCFIRLDPYQDMFKSGKQLFLVASKQVPRDILATCLDFWEDEIDRQCDTPVLGSLVREGALTECTLDIGANIQTRKNACPTAPGWVWEASKWRVAERLVQQDLRIDTDTPLKFILDSQASLVCWDRPLGNQTGKVQGYGMHVITPRLITVPGFELPAIHLNSSISRLATQWKDSKKYSLKHAWFQVSQDKPLLNISIASIKKEEKWFKVWSDLSVRLLNRIGYTDISEPEGYDLAYLQPVRARYEKTPVNFPIGKGVGLPFHHYVAAHAHSTLNEAKPIGLQKEAPKQLPVKELSTQKPDTTQWHSFIQDAGGNHLQIICLYSSHIVRKRLQHELQQLLMGVMEVPIDVEDGHWFQAGPVKILFISPESNQQFLLSTNPEEDIISWMQQVIEGIKLSQNELSGFIVETCENDVLENTPKNYADPKPLIRRLLATHGHVSQFVRASTLRQQDGKGVCHGAKRAIHDLLRMTGCYLLPFEESPDSSKDCWFIGHFIRKSSKDNNHFHIAITACKAGSHQSLMLSPTGSWEIIPRGIASYISAQDRPKQKADACKFINHGLKLFVNRFPEARFILLMDVGASGTLWPELNDTQPEGTGSLPDISRDERVSIVRIRNDSSILPRPAGTIDFNSPLNEKGELNPGGSKGIFSHIDSDYHGAYYCTQTSAVLDKDYSRGRTRFADQPRNLQNDRQAQTLTEIVVLNKGSFEEKELVTTISKLCFQNLTWIDKQKTSLPSPLHLGQAYVIDALGDID; encoded by the coding sequence ATGCGTTTTGACCTAAAAACGACATCATTTATTTTGCCTTTGGAAAGTTACGGTGCTGTCTATGGCTACCAAGTTTCTAATGATTTTGTAAGGCGTTGGCAAGAACTCAATGAAATATTTCGAAAAAACAAATCGTATCTACCGTTTGGATCTTTAGCGACTGCCTTACGTTGGCATTTGGGATGTTTCATTCGTTTAGACCCTTATCAGGATATGTTTAAATCTGGGAAGCAGCTATTTTTAGTCGCCAGCAAGCAAGTGCCCAGGGACATATTGGCAACTTGCTTGGATTTCTGGGAAGACGAAATTGACCGGCAATGTGACACTCCGGTTTTAGGTTCATTAGTCAGAGAGGGTGCACTGACAGAATGTACTTTGGACATCGGCGCGAATATTCAAACGAGAAAAAATGCATGCCCCACAGCACCGGGATGGGTATGGGAGGCCAGTAAGTGGCGTGTAGCAGAACGTCTCGTTCAGCAAGATCTAAGGATCGATACCGATACGCCGCTTAAGTTCATTTTAGACAGCCAGGCCAGTTTAGTTTGTTGGGATAGGCCGCTGGGCAATCAGACTGGGAAAGTCCAAGGTTACGGCATGCATGTGATAACACCACGTTTGATAACGGTACCGGGGTTTGAATTACCGGCCATTCATCTCAATAGCAGTATCAGTCGCTTGGCTACGCAGTGGAAAGATTCAAAAAAATATTCGCTTAAACATGCCTGGTTTCAAGTCTCCCAAGATAAACCTTTATTAAACATTTCAATTGCTTCAATCAAAAAAGAAGAAAAATGGTTCAAGGTTTGGAGCGATTTATCGGTCCGCTTGCTCAACCGCATCGGATATACCGATATTTCTGAGCCGGAAGGTTATGATCTTGCCTACTTACAACCGGTAAGAGCACGTTATGAGAAAACACCGGTTAATTTTCCCATCGGCAAAGGTGTCGGCTTACCATTCCATCATTATGTAGCAGCGCACGCCCATTCAACTTTGAATGAAGCCAAACCAATCGGTTTACAAAAAGAAGCGCCAAAGCAATTACCCGTAAAAGAATTATCCACCCAAAAGCCGGATACAACCCAATGGCACTCGTTCATTCAGGATGCCGGTGGTAATCATCTGCAAATCATTTGCTTATATTCATCTCATATCGTTCGAAAACGATTGCAACATGAATTACAACAATTGTTGATGGGCGTAATGGAAGTCCCAATCGACGTTGAAGATGGTCATTGGTTTCAGGCTGGTCCTGTGAAAATCTTGTTCATTTCGCCAGAATCCAATCAACAATTTTTGTTATCCACTAATCCGGAAGAAGACATCATTTCATGGATGCAACAAGTAATAGAGGGCATCAAACTATCTCAAAATGAATTATCCGGATTTATTGTCGAAACGTGTGAAAACGACGTACTAGAAAACACTCCGAAAAACTATGCCGACCCCAAACCGTTGATTAGGCGGTTATTAGCTACGCATGGTCATGTCAGCCAGTTTGTCAGAGCAAGCACTTTACGCCAGCAGGATGGCAAAGGCGTTTGCCATGGTGCCAAACGCGCAATCCACGATTTACTTAGGATGACCGGCTGTTATTTGCTTCCTTTCGAGGAAAGCCCAGATTCTTCCAAAGACTGCTGGTTCATCGGTCACTTCATTCGCAAGTCAAGTAAGGATAACAATCATTTCCATATCGCCATAACGGCTTGTAAAGCGGGGTCTCATCAATCGTTGATGCTGAGCCCGACGGGAAGCTGGGAAATCATACCTAGAGGCATAGCAAGTTATATATCCGCACAAGATCGTCCAAAACAAAAAGCCGATGCTTGTAAATTCATCAATCATGGTTTGAAACTTTTTGTAAACCGCTTCCCCGAGGCTAGATTCATTCTATTGATGGACGTTGGTGCGTCGGGTACGCTGTGGCCCGAACTGAATGATACGCAGCCAGAAGGAACTGGTAGCTTGCCCGATATTTCGCGCGACGAACGAGTATCCATTGTTCGTATTCGAAACGACTCCAGCATTCTTCCTCGGCCAGCTGGCACAATTGATTTCAATAGTCCACTAAATGAAAAGGGAGAGCTGAATCCGGGAGGTTCAAAAGGAATATTTAGTCATATTGATTCAGACTACCATGGCGCCTACTACTGTACGCAAACTTCCGCAGTGTTAGATAAAGATTATTCTAGGGGAAGGACTCGATTTGCTGATCAACCGCGCAATTTACAAAATGATCGCCAGGCTCAGACATTGACCGAAATCGTTGTATTAAACAAAGGGTCTTTTGAGGAAAAAGAACTCGTCACGACCATTTCCAAGCTTTGCTTCCAAAATTTAACCTGGATTGACAAACAAAAAACATCTCTTCCGTCACCGTTACATTTGGGCCAAGCTTATGTCATCGATGCATTAGGAGATATAGATTGA